In Epinephelus lanceolatus isolate andai-2023 chromosome 13, ASM4190304v1, whole genome shotgun sequence, the following are encoded in one genomic region:
- the grem1a gene encoding gremlin-1a, translating to MKTPSVLVSAAVLALLLIPLWSTDAATFQGAFPHPNKYSPNDSERCQQPAITGLISRGSGPVTSTDEVLESSQEALHVTERRYLRLDWCKTQPLKQTIQEEGCLSRTIINRFCYGQCNSFYIPRHNYQDGDAFQSCSACKPKTFSTVTYTLFCPGQTPNTRKKRIQRVKQCRCTTIDTD from the coding sequence ATGAAGACACCATCTGTGCTGGTCTCTGCAGCAGTTTTGGCGCTGCTGCTCATTCCGCTGTGGAGCACAGACGCTGCCACCTTTCAAGGCGCTTTCCCACACCCAAACAAATACAGCCCAAACGACTCGGAAAGATGCCAACAACCCGCCATCACTGGACTAATATCCCGCGGGTCTGGACCTGTAACCTCCACAGACGAAGTGCTGGAGTCCAGTCAGGAGGCGCTGCACGTCACGGAGCGCCGCTACCTGCGGCTGGACTGGTGCAAGACGCAGCCGCTCAAGCAGACCATCCAGGAGGAGGGCTGCCTGAGCCGCACCATCATCAACCGCTTCTGCTACGGACAGTGCAACTCCTTCTACATCCCGAGGCATAACTACCAGGACGGAGACGCGTTTCAGTCCTGCTCTGCATGCAAACCCAAAACCTTCAGCACCGTCACCTACACCCTGTTCTGCCCGGGTCAGACACCCAACACCAGGAAGAAACGGATCCAGCGCGTAAAGCAGTGCCGCTGCACGACAATAGACACGgattag